A portion of the Streptomyces platensis genome contains these proteins:
- the trxA gene encoding thioredoxin has translation MSTIELTKENFDDIVSGNDFVLIDFWAEWCGPCKQFGPVFEKSSETHDDLVFAKVDTEAQPELAQALQIQSIPTVMIVRENIAVFAQPGALPAEALEDVIGQARALDMDEVRASVTEAQQAEQAQGEQGQQAQGS, from the coding sequence ATGAGCACCATTGAGCTCACCAAGGAAAACTTCGACGACATCGTCTCCGGCAACGATTTCGTCCTGATCGACTTCTGGGCCGAGTGGTGCGGGCCGTGCAAGCAGTTCGGCCCGGTCTTCGAGAAGTCCTCCGAGACGCACGACGACCTGGTCTTCGCCAAGGTCGACACGGAGGCGCAGCCCGAGCTGGCGCAGGCCCTCCAGATCCAGTCCATCCCGACCGTGATGATCGTCCGGGAGAACATCGCCGTCTTCGCCCAGCCCGGCGCGCTGCCCGCGGAGGCCCTGGAGGACGTCATCGGCCAGGCCCGTGCGCTGGACATGGACGAGGTCCGGGCGTCGGTCACCGAAGCGCAGCAGGCCGAGCAGGCGCAGGGCGAACAGGGTCAGCAGGCGCAGGGCTCGTGA
- a CDS encoding FkbM family methyltransferase, with amino-acid sequence MTLAARLAPRLPGRLVSALVAGLYPRFEPELRRLADFCPPGGTAVDVGGWYGPWTRRLARCADRVVTLEPVPHLARLLCAVTPPHVEVVSAAATDHTGCATLWLPPGGRGDRGVSSLVRRELHTAALDVPCLPLDALALASVTLIKIDAEGAELAVLRGAAHTVERHLPALFVELETRIQPLGPVLDWTAAHGYRGWVLPHDRWLPLADFDLPAHQSRTYQVAEHGLLRRSLAPHRRYVNSVLFLPDGERPGRPVARAVHHHVPHGPHHGQ; translated from the coding sequence GTGACGCTCGCCGCGCGGCTGGCGCCCCGGCTGCCGGGCCGGCTGGTGTCGGCGCTGGTGGCCGGGCTCTATCCGCGGTTCGAACCGGAGCTGCGGCGGCTCGCCGACTTCTGCCCGCCCGGCGGCACGGCCGTCGACGTCGGCGGGTGGTACGGCCCGTGGACCCGGCGGCTGGCCCGGTGCGCCGACCGGGTCGTCACCCTCGAACCGGTCCCCCACCTGGCCCGTCTGCTCTGCGCGGTCACTCCCCCGCATGTCGAGGTGGTGTCCGCCGCGGCCACCGACCACACGGGCTGCGCCACCCTCTGGCTGCCCCCGGGCGGCCGCGGCGACCGCGGGGTCTCCTCGCTCGTACGCCGGGAGCTGCACACCGCCGCCCTCGATGTGCCCTGCCTCCCGCTGGACGCGCTGGCGCTGGCGTCCGTCACCCTCATCAAGATCGACGCGGAGGGCGCGGAGCTGGCGGTGCTGCGCGGCGCCGCACACACCGTCGAACGTCACCTCCCGGCCCTGTTCGTCGAGTTGGAGACCCGTATCCAGCCGCTCGGGCCCGTACTGGACTGGACGGCGGCCCACGGCTACCGCGGCTGGGTGCTGCCGCACGACCGCTGGCTGCCGCTGGCCGATTTCGATCTGCCCGCCCATCAGTCCCGCACCTACCAGGTCGCCGAGCACGGGCTGCTGCGCCGCTCCCTCGCCCCGCACCGCCGCTATGTCAACTCCGTGCTCTTCCTCCCCGACGGCGAGCGCCCCGGGCGGCCGGTGGCCCGCGCCGTCCACCACCATGTCCCTCATGGACCACACCACGGACAATGA
- a CDS encoding DUF5996 family protein, whose protein sequence is MELFPPIPFAEWRDTKETLHRFAQVVGKVRLAASARRNHWWNVPFHLTGRGITTRPMGQLDGNPIFTIDFDFVGHQLVVATLDGRAVSFPLAGRSVASFYAALMEALAALGVRVALAVPRPFDLPDAGRPFAEDTEHAAYDTGHAQRYWQVLSQVASVLEEFAAGYSGKVSPVHHFWHTFDIAHSRFSGRRIDHPRQTDPVTREAYSREVISFGFWFGDDGFPEPAFYSYTAPEPAGLAEEPLRPAAARWVARGESHLAVLRYDDARAEADPRAAVLGFYESAYRAGAGRAGWDVERLSCAGGVTDPQL, encoded by the coding sequence ATGGAGCTGTTTCCGCCGATCCCGTTTGCCGAGTGGCGGGACACCAAAGAGACGCTCCATCGCTTTGCGCAGGTCGTCGGGAAGGTTCGGCTTGCGGCCAGTGCCCGGCGGAACCACTGGTGGAACGTGCCGTTCCATCTGACCGGACGGGGCATCACCACCCGTCCCATGGGGCAGCTCGACGGGAACCCGATCTTCACGATCGACTTCGACTTCGTCGGGCATCAACTGGTCGTCGCGACGCTGGACGGCCGGGCGGTGTCCTTCCCCCTCGCCGGCCGGTCGGTGGCGTCCTTCTACGCCGCCCTCATGGAGGCGCTGGCCGCGTTGGGCGTTCGGGTGGCGCTCGCGGTGCCGCGGCCGTTCGACCTGCCCGATGCCGGACGGCCGTTCGCCGAGGACACCGAGCATGCGGCATACGACACCGGGCACGCCCAGCGCTACTGGCAGGTGCTGAGCCAGGTGGCGTCGGTGCTGGAGGAGTTCGCTGCGGGCTATTCGGGGAAGGTCAGCCCGGTGCACCACTTCTGGCACACCTTCGACATCGCGCACAGCCGGTTCTCCGGGCGCCGTATCGACCATCCGCGGCAGACCGACCCGGTGACCCGGGAGGCGTACTCCAGGGAGGTGATCAGCTTCGGCTTCTGGTTCGGGGACGACGGCTTCCCCGAGCCGGCGTTCTACTCCTATACCGCTCCGGAGCCCGCCGGCCTCGCCGAGGAGCCGCTGCGGCCGGCGGCGGCGCGGTGGGTCGCCCGCGGGGAGAGCCATCTGGCCGTGCTGCGGTACGACGACGCCCGGGCCGAGGCGGATCCCCGTGCGGCGGTGCTGGGCTTCTACGAGAGTGCCTATCGCGCCGGGGCCGGGCGGGCCGGGTGGGATGTCGAACGGCTCAGCTGTGCGGGCGGGGTGACGGACCCGCAGTTGTAG
- a CDS encoding VanZ family protein, producing MLEAVFKGHTAFIISAITLSLAFFGVAFFTAKKRTDRPFHLALWCTSMLSVSFLTLWTTGGSQGSGRCVVNLKFLEPFGTEQGLLNCLMFTPVGFLGVLVTRRLLAGFAISMGLSVAIETAQGALPAIGRACDTSDLLANSTGGLLGALTAFLITRTRPSELAAWRLNAPRSIVTWVAFNVIIGVVWSTSIQTHTVKSTEAVGSAGGNERKVAIAAVRQAFGNHYTVGNVQFSSSPDSDRGTIMASLPVGFVQVNWPEGNEITASLDMSDSGEASGFPVPGSPAHIKKSTEAKKVATTYAEKHFPWALPGSTAEVSPVGDNAALGWMVSWRKHLHGVLMPMRLDVQIDRAGHVSQLSTRKIPDVDVPSLRVTKESAVQRAMHSAPGCRKAEAGELLAVQDKANWNAVWRISVTCKDSSMVTHVNAHSGAVEMKEKNPAP from the coding sequence ATGCTGGAAGCCGTGTTCAAAGGCCACACAGCATTCATCATTTCCGCGATCACCCTTTCCCTGGCTTTCTTCGGCGTTGCATTTTTCACCGCGAAGAAGAGAACGGATCGCCCGTTCCACCTTGCCTTGTGGTGCACCTCCATGTTGAGCGTCTCCTTCTTGACGCTGTGGACCACCGGCGGAAGTCAGGGATCCGGCAGGTGCGTGGTCAACCTGAAGTTCCTGGAGCCCTTCGGTACGGAACAGGGTCTGCTGAACTGCCTCATGTTCACACCGGTGGGCTTCCTCGGGGTGCTGGTCACGCGCAGGCTGCTTGCTGGCTTCGCGATCAGCATGGGGCTCTCTGTGGCGATCGAGACCGCTCAAGGCGCACTTCCGGCCATCGGCAGAGCGTGCGACACCAGCGATCTGCTCGCTAATTCTACCGGTGGCCTCCTGGGTGCACTCACAGCCTTCCTTATCACGCGCACCCGCCCAAGCGAATTGGCCGCCTGGCGACTGAACGCCCCCCGGTCAATTGTCACGTGGGTGGCCTTCAACGTGATTATTGGCGTCGTCTGGTCAACCTCCATCCAGACGCACACCGTAAAGTCCACCGAGGCAGTAGGATCCGCGGGCGGCAATGAACGCAAGGTGGCAATTGCCGCCGTACGTCAAGCGTTCGGCAACCACTACACAGTCGGTAATGTGCAATTTTCCTCCTCGCCGGATTCCGACCGCGGTACGATCATGGCGAGCCTGCCGGTCGGCTTCGTTCAGGTGAACTGGCCGGAGGGCAATGAGATCACGGCCAGCCTCGACATGTCGGACAGCGGAGAAGCGTCCGGCTTCCCAGTGCCTGGATCCCCGGCGCACATAAAGAAGTCCACTGAAGCGAAAAAAGTAGCAACCACATACGCCGAGAAGCACTTCCCATGGGCCCTCCCCGGGAGCACGGCGGAAGTCTCCCCGGTGGGAGACAACGCCGCTCTGGGATGGATGGTCAGTTGGCGTAAACATCTCCATGGTGTCCTCATGCCGATGCGCCTGGATGTTCAGATCGATCGCGCAGGACATGTTTCCCAGCTATCGACCCGGAAAATCCCTGATGTCGACGTCCCTTCCCTCCGCGTCACCAAGGAAAGCGCCGTACAGCGCGCCATGCACTCCGCTCCGGGATGCCGAAAGGCGGAAGCGGGGGAACTTCTCGCGGTACAAGACAAGGCGAATTGGAATGCGGTGTGGCGCATCTCGGTGACCTGTAAAGACTCCTCCATGGTTACTCATGTGAACGCCCACTCCGGCGCGGTAGAGATGAAGGAGAAGAACCCGGCTCCGTAG
- a CDS encoding DMT family transporter, translating to MPGGQGGSAVPWWGVASALLANVLYSTGFVLEKRALAGLPALSTRQPVRVVGRLLSSPLWLAGSLALAAGFAAQLAVYRTLPLAAAQGLFVSGLVLLLLLSSVVLGERTSGRERQGIVAILVALVLVIASLQGEDARAVARTAPPATLLLIAVPSLAAGLLLYRSAERRARRRHRLPTAGVPYGVAVGLLYGVSSLAIKGVSGLLAPHDLPAVVGRLLRSPYPYLLLITGAAGLVLSQTALQRCRASVIVPVCTTVTCVFTVVCGTVAFGEPLPADPLRRALRLGGTAVAVAVLLALPRHDPPVPELPTGPPESPDEAR from the coding sequence ATGCCCGGCGGGCAGGGGGGTAGCGCGGTGCCGTGGTGGGGCGTGGCGTCCGCGCTGCTCGCCAACGTCCTGTACAGCACCGGTTTCGTGCTGGAGAAGCGGGCCCTGGCGGGGCTGCCCGCGCTGAGCACCCGGCAGCCCGTACGGGTCGTCGGCCGGCTGCTGTCCAGCCCGCTGTGGCTGGCCGGCTCGCTCGCCCTGGCCGCCGGTTTCGCCGCCCAGCTCGCCGTCTACCGCACCCTGCCGCTGGCCGCCGCCCAGGGCCTGTTCGTCTCGGGCCTGGTCCTTTTGCTGCTGCTGTCCTCGGTGGTGCTGGGCGAGCGGACCAGCGGCCGGGAGCGGCAGGGCATCGTGGCGATCCTGGTGGCGCTGGTGCTGGTCATCGCCTCCCTCCAGGGCGAGGACGCCCGGGCCGTCGCCCGCACCGCGCCGCCCGCCACCCTGCTGCTGATCGCGGTGCCGTCGCTGGCCGCCGGACTGCTGCTGTACCGCTCGGCGGAACGGCGTGCCCGGCGCCGCCACCGGCTGCCGACGGCGGGTGTCCCCTACGGGGTGGCCGTCGGCCTGCTCTACGGGGTCAGCTCGCTGGCCATCAAGGGCGTCTCGGGTCTGCTGGCTCCCCACGACCTCCCGGCCGTCGTGGGCCGGCTGCTCCGCTCGCCCTACCCGTACCTCCTGCTCATCACCGGAGCCGCCGGTCTGGTGCTGTCCCAGACCGCCCTGCAACGCTGCCGGGCGTCCGTGATCGTCCCCGTCTGCACCACCGTCACCTGCGTGTTCACCGTCGTCTGCGGCACCGTGGCGTTCGGTGAGCCGCTGCCCGCCGATCCGCTGCGGCGCGCGCTGCGGCTGGGCGGCACGGCCGTCGCCGTGGCGGTCCTGCTCGCGCTGCCCCGCCATGACCCGCCCGTCCCCGAACTCCCCACCGGACCCCCGGAGTCGCCCGATGAAGCCCGATGA
- a CDS encoding Trm112 family protein has protein sequence MKPDDPLLKILVCPLDKGPLSLLDPGDALYNPRLQRRYPILDGIPQLLPSSGEQLSDAEHTRALRRLADREAGS, from the coding sequence ATGAAGCCCGATGACCCGCTGCTGAAGATCCTCGTCTGCCCGCTCGACAAGGGCCCGCTGTCGCTGCTCGATCCCGGTGACGCCCTCTACAACCCCCGGCTGCAACGCCGCTATCCGATCCTCGACGGCATCCCCCAGCTCCTGCCCTCGTCCGGCGAACAGCTCAGCGACGCCGAGCACACCCGCGCGCTGCGCCGACTCGCGGACCGGGAAGCGGGGTCGTGA
- a CDS encoding condensation protein: MTALQPARHEPPDGHGASRDSRGTPADGQVAPSVGPRTPPDGRGELSPAPSPSPPSGEGAGGGFGGGGEQSRGSAVAHLPFPVVDEISRHCLDDGEPETVHIEVHLPGRVDPVRLRTAFHQALARHPRILMRQAPVHWWHRRYRWQLTATPDVDPVGFPPPGPGALARARQRALDHCPPLDASPPVRLEVIEGAAGGTVLLLTLHHTALDGPACLRVLATAAELYGGADNSPAPAPVRAPGPRPEPPADRPPAPGPRLTRPARIAPDPAPPSAPTPAPTPAPGSAPRPGRPRHPGNANRPGNGMLLTDLPIPTRPPRTPAQPAPYTVNDQLLVATWLMVARWNRLHAPARPHGAAAPAAAPIVVTMPVDDRPRDAGMPIGNGTRLVSVGFGPEERRDAGPLTADPPDPDAVARLLGRTAARTRALKAAAPGSQLGLYATMLTAPVLPVGLRGAVTRTLRRAAAPWTSTTLLSNIGRIAYPLDFGDAGRPAAVWFSAPARMPRGLTVTTVSVAGRIQLALRWSPALLDDAAGARLGELFRSSLAATAWTPPPAGGAAR; the protein is encoded by the coding sequence ATGACCGCACTGCAACCGGCCCGGCACGAACCACCCGACGGACATGGCGCATCGCGTGACAGCCGTGGCACACCAGCCGACGGCCAGGTCGCGCCATCTGTCGGCCCGCGCACCCCGCCCGACGGCCGGGGCGAGCTCTCCCCCGCCCCCTCCCCCTCTCCCCCTTCGGGGGAGGGGGCGGGGGGTGGGTTCGGGGGTGGGGGGGAGCAGAGCCGCGGCAGCGCCGTAGCCCACCTCCCCTTCCCCGTCGTCGATGAGATCTCCCGGCACTGTCTGGATGACGGCGAGCCGGAGACCGTACACATCGAGGTGCATCTCCCCGGCCGGGTCGACCCCGTACGGCTGCGCACCGCGTTTCACCAGGCGCTCGCCCGCCATCCGCGCATCCTGATGCGGCAGGCCCCGGTCCACTGGTGGCACCGCCGCTACCGCTGGCAGCTCACCGCCACGCCGGACGTGGACCCGGTCGGCTTCCCGCCGCCCGGCCCCGGTGCGCTGGCCCGTGCCCGGCAGCGCGCGCTCGACCACTGTCCGCCGCTGGACGCCTCACCTCCTGTACGGCTGGAGGTGATCGAGGGGGCGGCGGGCGGCACCGTGCTGCTGCTCACCCTCCACCACACCGCGCTGGACGGGCCGGCCTGTCTGCGGGTGCTGGCCACCGCCGCCGAGCTCTACGGCGGCGCCGACAACTCCCCCGCCCCCGCGCCCGTACGCGCCCCCGGGCCCCGTCCGGAACCACCCGCCGACCGGCCCCCGGCTCCCGGCCCCCGTCTCACCCGCCCGGCACGAATCGCCCCCGACCCCGCCCCGCCCTCGGCTCCGACGCCGGCCCCGACCCCGGCGCCCGGCAGCGCTCCCCGGCCCGGCAGGCCCCGCCACCCCGGCAACGCCAACCGCCCCGGCAACGGCATGCTCCTCACCGACCTCCCGATCCCCACCCGCCCCCCACGCACTCCCGCCCAGCCCGCGCCCTACACCGTCAACGATCAACTCCTGGTCGCCACCTGGCTGATGGTCGCCCGCTGGAACCGGCTGCACGCCCCGGCCCGCCCGCACGGCGCGGCCGCCCCGGCCGCCGCCCCCATCGTCGTCACCATGCCCGTCGACGACCGGCCGCGCGATGCCGGGATGCCCATCGGCAACGGCACCCGGCTGGTGTCGGTCGGCTTCGGCCCCGAGGAGCGCCGGGATGCCGGGCCGCTCACCGCCGATCCGCCCGACCCGGACGCGGTGGCGCGGCTGCTGGGGCGCACCGCCGCCCGCACCCGTGCGCTCAAGGCCGCCGCCCCGGGATCTCAACTCGGGCTCTACGCCACGATGTTGACCGCCCCCGTCCTCCCTGTCGGGCTGCGCGGCGCGGTCACCCGTACGCTGCGCCGCGCCGCCGCGCCGTGGACCTCCACCACCCTGCTGTCCAACATCGGCCGGATCGCCTACCCGCTGGACTTCGGGGACGCCGGCCGGCCGGCCGCGGTGTGGTTCTCCGCCCCGGCCCGGATGCCGCGCGGGCTCACCGTCACCACCGTCTCCGTGGCCGGCCGGATCCAGCTGGCGCTGCGCTGGTCCCCGGCCCTCCTGGACGACGCGGCCGGCGCCCGGCTCGGCGAGCTGTTCCGCTCCTCCCTCGCCGCCACCGCCTGGACCCCGCCCCCGGCCGGCGGAGCGGCCCGGTGA
- a CDS encoding rod shape-determining protein, with translation MTISLAQLRRCSAAIDIGAARTRVYVKNQGLVVDEPTVAAINTRSGALLAVGAQAEVMDGRTPDYIRVVRPVSNGTVVDIDMAQRLLRTLVGDKLRKTWRRRPTMRAAVCLPYGSEPLAQRAAVETLTGLGARRVELVDTLVAAAVGCGLPVEQPEATMIVVCGAGTTQVAVLSLGSIVAAETVPVGGNAIDHAVIQHLRLHHELMLAGQAVRPLQLILSGGDGVTPGSTEVHGRDVISGMARSVHVDTERVRDAITTPLTSILDGIGAVLRRCPPDLVADLGERGIVLAGGSALIPGLEPMIHQATNMPVHTADHPDTCAVMGLGAMIEGKVQPLHLDPMDP, from the coding sequence ATGACCATCAGCCTCGCCCAATTGCGGCGCTGTTCGGCCGCCATCGACATCGGCGCGGCCCGGACCAGGGTGTATGTCAAGAACCAGGGGCTGGTCGTCGACGAACCGACCGTCGCCGCCATCAACACCCGCAGCGGGGCGCTGCTGGCCGTCGGCGCCCAGGCCGAGGTGATGGACGGCCGCACCCCCGACTACATCCGGGTGGTGCGCCCGGTCTCCAACGGCACCGTCGTCGATATCGACATGGCCCAGCGGCTGCTGCGGACCCTGGTCGGCGACAAGCTCCGCAAGACCTGGCGGCGCCGGCCCACGATGCGGGCCGCGGTCTGTCTCCCGTACGGCAGCGAGCCGCTGGCCCAGCGGGCCGCCGTGGAGACACTCACCGGGCTGGGGGCGCGGCGGGTGGAGCTGGTCGACACGCTGGTCGCGGCGGCGGTGGGGTGCGGGCTCCCGGTGGAGCAGCCCGAGGCCACCATGATCGTGGTGTGCGGCGCCGGAACCACGCAGGTCGCGGTGCTCTCCCTCGGCTCGATCGTGGCCGCCGAGACCGTGCCGGTGGGCGGCAACGCCATCGACCACGCGGTCATCCAGCATCTGCGGCTGCACCACGAGCTGATGCTGGCGGGCCAGGCCGTACGCCCGCTTCAGCTGATCCTCTCCGGTGGCGACGGGGTCACCCCGGGCTCCACCGAGGTGCACGGCCGGGACGTGATCAGCGGGATGGCGCGCTCCGTGCATGTCGACACCGAGCGGGTACGGGACGCCATCACCACCCCGCTGACCTCGATCCTCGACGGCATCGGGGCCGTGCTGCGCCGCTGCCCGCCGGATCTGGTGGCCGACCTCGGGGAGCGCGGCATCGTGCTCGCGGGCGGCAGCGCCCTGATCCCCGGCCTGGAGCCGATGATCCACCAGGCCACGAACATGCCGGTACACACCGCGGACCACCCCGATACCTGTGCCGTCATGGGGCTCGGCGCGATGATCGAGGGCAAGGTGCAGCCGTTGCATCTCGATCCGATGGATCCGTAG
- a CDS encoding histidine phosphatase family protein — protein MSDLLLVRHGETEWSRDGRHTSWTDLPLTATGEEQARALRPLLSDRKIGPVYASPMQRALRTAELAGLARPQIDADLREWDYGGYEGIATAEIHRDRPGWYLFSDGVAEGPAEHPGESPEQVGARADRVLARIAAQLAADDGDVALVAHAHFLRVLAARRLGLPPAAGGLFTFETGAVGVLGTEHDRPAVVAWNARSV, from the coding sequence GTGAGCGACCTCCTTCTGGTCCGGCACGGCGAGACCGAGTGGAGCAGGGACGGCCGGCACACCAGCTGGACCGATCTGCCGCTGACCGCCACCGGCGAGGAGCAGGCCCGCGCACTGCGGCCGCTGCTGTCGGACCGGAAGATCGGGCCGGTGTACGCCAGCCCGATGCAGCGGGCGCTGCGCACCGCCGAGCTGGCGGGCCTCGCCCGCCCGCAGATCGACGCCGACCTGCGGGAATGGGACTACGGCGGCTATGAGGGCATCGCCACCGCAGAGATCCACCGCGACCGGCCCGGCTGGTATCTGTTCTCCGACGGTGTCGCCGAGGGGCCCGCGGAGCATCCGGGCGAGTCGCCCGAGCAGGTCGGGGCGCGCGCCGACCGGGTGCTGGCCCGGATCGCGGCACAGCTCGCCGCCGACGACGGCGATGTGGCGCTGGTCGCGCATGCGCACTTCCTGCGGGTGCTGGCCGCCCGCAGGCTCGGGCTGCCGCCCGCCGCCGGGGGCCTCTTCACCTTCGAGACCGGGGCGGTCGGCGTCCTGGGGACCGAACACGACCGGCCCGCGGTGGTCGCCTGGAACGCCCGGAGTGTGTGA
- a CDS encoding cupin domain-containing protein — protein MMEVKTVDKPDERRDFPRGHLEALHLTGLDFAVATFEPGWRWSESVGPIAGTDSCEVHHNCFVVQGRMRIRMNDGAESEVGPGDVFVCPPGHDAWVVGDEQCIVYDFAGQMAKDYAKG, from the coding sequence ATGATGGAAGTCAAGACGGTCGACAAGCCGGATGAACGGCGCGACTTTCCCCGGGGACACCTCGAAGCCCTGCACCTCACCGGACTGGACTTCGCCGTGGCCACCTTCGAGCCCGGCTGGCGCTGGTCGGAGTCGGTGGGCCCGATAGCCGGGACGGACAGCTGCGAGGTGCACCACAACTGCTTCGTCGTCCAGGGCCGGATGCGCATCAGGATGAACGACGGCGCGGAGTCCGAGGTGGGACCCGGCGATGTCTTCGTCTGCCCGCCCGGACACGACGCCTGGGTGGTCGGGGACGAGCAGTGCATCGTGTACGACTTCGCGGGCCAGATGGCGAAGGACTACGCGAAGGGCTAG
- a CDS encoding class I SAM-dependent methyltransferase — MTRPPATLRDFYENPAVPVASGAARSMRQARLLARALGPVRTGAPPATILDIGCGDGSAAAVAAEVLTGHRLVGVDWSQDALRRARTRIPWAVRGELTDGGLPFASGSADAVLFSEVIEHLVDPDAALDELRRVLRPGGHLMLSTPNLAAWYNRGLLLAGVQPVFSEVSMRGIHGRPGTQVVGHLRLCTARALRGFLAASGFEAVRIAGAPYHDVPRPLRPLDRAACRVPSLASILLAHARRAGG, encoded by the coding sequence GTGACCCGGCCCCCCGCCACGCTGCGGGACTTCTACGAGAACCCCGCCGTGCCGGTGGCGTCCGGCGCCGCCCGCAGCATGCGGCAGGCGCGGCTGCTGGCGCGCGCCCTGGGGCCCGTACGCACCGGGGCGCCGCCCGCCACCATCCTGGACATCGGCTGCGGCGACGGTTCGGCGGCGGCCGTCGCGGCGGAGGTGCTCACCGGTCACCGTCTGGTGGGCGTCGACTGGTCGCAGGACGCCCTGCGCCGCGCCCGGACCCGGATCCCCTGGGCGGTGCGCGGCGAACTCACCGACGGGGGGCTGCCGTTCGCGTCCGGTTCCGCCGACGCGGTCCTCTTCAGCGAGGTCATCGAGCATCTCGTCGACCCCGATGCCGCCCTGGACGAACTGCGCCGGGTGCTGCGCCCCGGTGGTCATCTGATGCTCTCCACCCCGAATCTCGCCGCCTGGTACAACCGCGGGCTGCTGCTCGCCGGGGTCCAGCCCGTCTTCTCGGAGGTGAGCATGCGGGGCATCCACGGCCGTCCCGGCACCCAGGTCGTCGGCCATCTGCGGCTCTGCACGGCCCGTGCCCTGCGCGGCTTCCTCGCGGCGTCCGGTTTCGAGGCCGTACGGATCGCCGGTGCGCCGTACCACGATGTGCCGCGGCCGCTGCGCCCCCTCGACCGCGCCGCGTGCCGGGTGCCGTCGCTGGCCTCGATCCTGCTCGCCCATGCCCGGCGGGCAGGGGGGTAG
- a CDS encoding glycosyltransferase family 2 protein — translation MRHLRVGVAILTMGNRPAELRALLDSVAKQDLRPAHIVVIGNGSPLPPLPHGAVGVELSENLGVSGGRNVALDELRKLGDVDVVVDLDDDGLLISPDVFSRLAELHTRDPELGIVSFRIADERGRTQRRHVPRLRAGDPARGGLVTTFLGGGHSLSVPMLDRIGGWPDDFFYAHEETDLAWRALDDGWHIRYAPELVLQHPYTSPTRHAVYHRMVARNRVWLAKRHLPAVLVPLYLGVWAALTAVRSPTAAGLRAWAAGFAEGVRTPCGRRRPLRWRTVWRMTRLGRPPVI, via the coding sequence GTGCGTCATCTGCGCGTAGGCGTCGCCATCTTGACCATGGGAAACCGTCCCGCCGAACTGCGGGCGCTGCTGGATTCGGTCGCCAAGCAGGACCTGCGGCCGGCCCACATCGTGGTCATCGGAAACGGCTCCCCGCTCCCCCCGCTGCCGCACGGCGCCGTCGGAGTCGAGCTGAGCGAGAACCTGGGAGTCTCCGGCGGCCGCAATGTCGCCCTGGACGAGCTGCGCAAGCTCGGGGACGTCGACGTGGTGGTCGACCTGGACGACGACGGCCTGCTGATCAGCCCGGACGTCTTCAGCCGGCTGGCGGAACTGCACACGCGCGACCCGGAGTTGGGGATCGTCAGCTTCCGCATCGCCGACGAGCGGGGCCGCACCCAGCGCCGCCACGTCCCCCGTCTGCGGGCCGGCGACCCGGCACGCGGCGGTCTGGTCACCACCTTCCTCGGCGGCGGGCACTCCCTGTCCGTACCGATGCTGGACCGGATCGGCGGCTGGCCCGACGACTTCTTCTACGCCCATGAGGAAACCGACCTGGCCTGGCGGGCCCTGGACGACGGCTGGCACATCCGCTACGCCCCGGAGCTGGTGCTTCAGCACCCGTACACCTCACCCACCCGGCACGCCGTCTACCACCGCATGGTCGCCAGAAACCGCGTCTGGCTCGCCAAGCGGCACCTCCCCGCCGTGCTGGTCCCCCTCTACCTCGGCGTCTGGGCCGCTCTGACCGCCGTCCGCAGCCCCACGGCGGCGGGCCTGCGCGCCTGGGCCGCCGGTTTCGCCGAGGGAGTACGCACCCCCTGCGGCCGACGCCGCCCGCTGCGCTGGCGCACGGTGTGGCGCATGACCCGGCTGGGCCGCCCGCCAGTCATCTGA